From a region of the Streptococcus ruminantium genome:
- a CDS encoding M13 family metallopeptidase produces the protein MTRLQDDFYEYVNGEWAKTAVIPDDKPRTGGFSDLADDIEQLMIDTTSDWLSGKNVPEDSVLQNFVAFHKQVADYETRDRLGAEPVQALIAEYKSLSSFEDFTSKLAEYELAGKPNLMPFGVAPDFMNAQTNVLWADSIGIILPDTTYYEEGHEKGAELLKTWRECQEALLPKFGFTDEEIKDLLDKRLELDAKVAQYVLSSEEGSEYAKLYHPYEWAEFTALVPELPLDAYFTDILGQTPDKIIVPEERFWQAAKEIYSQDNWDLLKATLILGAVAMYAVFLSDEIRVLSGAYGRALSGTPEAQNKEKAAYNLAQGYFSQALGLWYAGEKFSPEAKADVENKVAKMIEVYKSRLETADWLAKETRDKAITKLNVIKPYIGYPEALPERYYKKIIDSSKSLVENVAELIKIDIAHGWSKWNKPVDMKEWGMPAHMVNAYYNPQKNLIVFPAAILQAPFYSLEQSSSANYGGIGAVIAHEISHAFDSNGASFDEHGSLNNWWTEADYAAFEARTQQVIDQFEGQESYGAKINGKLTVSENIADLGGIAAALEAAKSEVDFSAEEFFTNFARIWRMKARPEYMQMLASVDVHAPAHLRTNVQLPNFDEFHETFGIQEGDGMWRSKEDRVIIW, from the coding sequence ATGACACGATTACAAGATGATTTTTATGAATATGTCAATGGTGAATGGGCTAAGACAGCGGTCATTCCAGATGATAAGCCTAGAACAGGTGGTTTTTCAGATTTGGCTGATGACATTGAACAGCTTATGATTGACACGACCAGCGATTGGTTGTCAGGAAAAAATGTTCCAGAAGATAGCGTCTTGCAAAACTTTGTGGCTTTCCACAAGCAAGTAGCAGATTATGAAACCCGCGACCGTCTGGGTGCAGAGCCGGTTCAGGCCTTGATTGCTGAGTATAAGTCCTTGAGTTCCTTTGAAGACTTTACCAGCAAGTTGGCAGAATACGAGTTGGCAGGGAAACCAAACCTCATGCCGTTTGGTGTAGCACCGGACTTTATGAATGCTCAGACTAATGTTCTTTGGGCAGATTCGATAGGGATTATTTTACCGGATACGACCTACTATGAAGAAGGTCATGAGAAGGGGGCGGAATTGCTCAAAACTTGGAGAGAGTGTCAGGAAGCCCTCTTGCCAAAGTTTGGTTTTACAGATGAGGAAATCAAGGATCTCTTGGATAAACGTTTGGAGTTAGATGCAAAAGTGGCTCAGTATGTCTTGTCTAGTGAAGAAGGCTCTGAGTACGCTAAACTCTATCATCCTTATGAGTGGGCAGAATTTACAGCTTTAGTGCCAGAATTGCCGCTGGATGCCTACTTTACAGATATTTTAGGTCAGACGCCTGATAAGATTATTGTTCCGGAGGAGCGTTTCTGGCAAGCAGCTAAGGAGATTTATAGTCAGGATAATTGGGACTTGCTGAAAGCGACATTGATTTTGGGAGCAGTAGCTATGTATGCTGTTTTCCTTTCTGATGAAATCCGAGTTCTTTCAGGTGCTTATGGTCGTGCTTTATCGGGAACACCAGAAGCTCAGAATAAAGAAAAAGCAGCTTATAACCTTGCTCAAGGCTACTTTAGCCAAGCTCTTGGTCTCTGGTATGCAGGAGAAAAATTCTCTCCAGAAGCTAAGGCTGATGTGGAAAACAAGGTTGCTAAGATGATTGAAGTTTACAAGTCACGTTTGGAGACCGCAGACTGGTTGGCCAAAGAAACTCGTGACAAGGCTATCACAAAACTTAATGTCATCAAGCCTTATATCGGTTATCCAGAAGCCTTGCCAGAACGTTATTACAAGAAGATTATCGATTCAAGCAAGTCCTTGGTGGAAAATGTTGCTGAGCTGATAAAAATTGACATTGCCCATGGTTGGAGCAAGTGGAACAAGCCTGTAGATATGAAAGAATGGGGCATGCCAGCTCACATGGTCAATGCCTACTATAATCCACAGAAGAACTTAATTGTTTTTCCTGCTGCTATCTTGCAAGCACCTTTCTATTCATTGGAACAGTCTTCGTCTGCAAACTATGGCGGTATCGGAGCGGTGATTGCTCATGAAATCTCTCATGCCTTTGACTCAAATGGTGCGTCTTTTGACGAGCATGGAAGTCTCAATAACTGGTGGACAGAGGCTGATTATGCCGCTTTTGAAGCACGTACCCAGCAGGTCATTGACCAATTTGAAGGTCAGGAGTCCTATGGTGCTAAGATCAATGGTAAGTTAACTGTGTCAGAAAATATCGCTGACTTGGGTGGTATTGCGGCAGCACTTGAGGCAGCCAAGTCAGAAGTAGACTTTTCGGCTGAAGAATTTTTCACCAACTTTGCTCGTATCTGGCGTATGAAGGCTCGCCCTGAATATATGCAAATGCTGGCAAGCGTTGATGTCCATGCACCAGCTCATCTCCGTACCAATGTACAGTTGCCAAATTTCGATGAGTTCCATGAAACCTTCGGCATTCAGGAAGGTGATGGTATGTGGCGGTCAAAAGAGGATCGTGTGATTATTTGGTAA
- a CDS encoding metal-dependent transcriptional regulator: MTPNKEDYLKCIYELGQLDQKITNKLIAEKMAFSAPAVSAMLKKMLAENLIYKDAKTGYLLSQTALKMVANLYRKHRLIEVFLVKQLGYSSEEVHEEAEILEHTVSDRFINRLDLLLEQPQTCPHGGTIPQEGQPLIERYQKRLSQLVEAGNYQLVRIHDFYQLLQYLESHDLRVGDQLTVAGFDQFAQTITIQYKNKELAVPIAIAQQLFVEKTNDSHPANENHP, translated from the coding sequence ATGACACCAAATAAAGAAGACTATCTCAAATGTATTTATGAACTTGGTCAGCTAGACCAGAAGATTACCAATAAACTAATCGCTGAAAAGATGGCTTTTTCTGCCCCAGCCGTATCGGCAATGCTCAAAAAAATGCTGGCTGAAAACCTCATATATAAAGATGCGAAGACAGGCTACCTCCTTAGCCAGACTGCCCTTAAAATGGTGGCCAACCTCTATCGCAAACACCGCTTGATTGAGGTATTTCTAGTCAAACAACTGGGCTACTCATCAGAAGAAGTACACGAAGAAGCAGAGATTCTTGAACATACTGTTTCGGATCGCTTCATCAATCGATTGGATCTTCTGTTGGAGCAACCACAAACCTGTCCTCATGGTGGCACCATCCCTCAAGAGGGACAACCTCTGATTGAACGCTACCAAAAACGATTGTCTCAGCTAGTAGAAGCCGGAAATTACCAACTGGTCCGAATCCACGATTTCTACCAGCTTCTCCAATACCTAGAATCACACGATTTACGGGTTGGTGATCAACTAACCGTAGCAGGATTTGACCAATTCGCTCAAACCATTACCATCCAGTACAAGAACAAAGAACTGGCTGTGCCAATAGCTATTGCCCAGCAGTTATTTGTAGAAAAAACAAACGATTCCCACCCTGCTAATGAGAATCATCCTTGA
- a CDS encoding metal ABC transporter ATP-binding protein — MFPIIELEDVSLAYAASQTLALEKVDLAIPKGSRTAIVGPNGAGKSSLFKVILGLQKPDSGRVSLFGQQTELPSLIAQKVAYIPQSSQVNWQFPATVFEIVLMGRFAHSKGILRRPSKEDRLIVEQALERMKITDLRHRQIDQLSGGQRQRVFLARALAQEAELYLMDEPLAGIDQATEMMIMDILKEFQQEGKTSVVIHHDLTTLESYFDHLVWLHKQVVASGPIEQALTVENYQATYGIGTGIFLRNTKGGSHV; from the coding sequence ATGTTCCCGATAATAGAATTAGAAGATGTCAGTTTGGCTTATGCAGCCAGTCAGACCTTAGCCTTGGAAAAGGTAGATTTAGCTATCCCGAAAGGTAGTCGTACAGCTATCGTAGGCCCAAATGGTGCGGGAAAGTCCAGTCTATTTAAGGTCATCTTGGGCTTGCAAAAACCAGATTCTGGCAGGGTTAGTCTGTTCGGTCAGCAGACGGAGCTACCGAGCTTGATTGCCCAAAAAGTAGCCTATATTCCTCAGTCTAGTCAGGTTAACTGGCAGTTTCCTGCTACTGTTTTTGAGATTGTTCTCATGGGGCGCTTTGCTCACAGTAAGGGGATATTGCGAAGACCGAGCAAGGAAGATAGGTTGATTGTTGAACAGGCCTTGGAGCGTATGAAAATTACGGATTTGCGCCATCGCCAGATTGATCAGCTTTCAGGCGGCCAGCGACAGCGGGTCTTTTTAGCGCGTGCCTTGGCACAGGAAGCTGAGTTGTATCTTATGGATGAACCTTTAGCAGGGATTGATCAGGCGACAGAGATGATGATTATGGATATTCTGAAGGAATTCCAACAAGAAGGTAAGACCTCTGTAGTCATCCACCACGATTTGACAACCCTAGAATCTTACTTTGATCATCTGGTCTGGCTCCACAAGCAAGTGGTGGCTTCTGGTCCGATAGAACAAGCTCTAACGGTGGAGAATTATCAGGCTACCTATGGTATAGGGACAGGAATTTTTCTGAGAAATACCAAAGGAGGCAGTCATGTTTGA
- a CDS encoding RelA/SpoT family protein, with protein sequence MKEITYTGEEVVALTATYLPAEDVTFVKKALDFATEAHKNQFRKSGEPYIVHPIQVAGILAGLKLDAVTVACGFLHDVVEDTDITLGEMEDEFGPEVRHIVGGVTKLGKVEYKSHEEQLAENHRNMLIAMSQDMRVILVKLADRLHNMRTLKHLRPDKRERISRETMEIYAPLAHRLGISSIKWELEDMAFRYLNEVEFYKITRMMREKRREREELVSEVVDKLRKYTEDRHLHGQIYGRPKHIYSIYRKMYDKKKRFDQLYDLIAIRCIMATPSDVYAMLGYIHELWRPMPGRFKDYIANQKANGYQSIHTTVYGPRGPIEFQIRTMEMHQVAEYGVAAHWAYKRGGKAAATEKELRWINNLIELQEGAGDAQTFVNSVKEDIFTERIYVFTPDGAVRELPKDSIPIDFAYEIHTKVGEKATGAKVNGRMVPLTTKLKTGDQVEIITSANSFGPSRDWVNLVKTHKARNKIKQFFKNQDKELSISKGREMLQNLLLENGYVPNQYLDRRHMDEVLQKTGYKTDESLYAAVGFGEISGMAVLNRLTEKERREAERAKAKAVADELVNGGEVKHDNKDSLKIRHEGGVVIEGASGLLIRIAKCCNPVPGDEIVGYITKGRGVAVHRVDCMNLKSQENYDVRLIDVGWEDENSTKEYIANIDIYGLNRSGLLNDVLKVLTNASKNISSVNAQPTKDMKFATIHVSFGISNLATLTSLVDKIKSVPEVYSVKRTNG encoded by the coding sequence ATGAAAGAAATTACCTATACTGGTGAGGAAGTGGTTGCCTTGACAGCAACCTATCTGCCAGCAGAAGATGTTACTTTTGTTAAAAAAGCTTTGGATTTTGCTACAGAAGCTCATAAGAATCAATTTCGTAAATCAGGTGAGCCATACATTGTTCATCCCATTCAAGTGGCCGGAATCTTGGCCGGACTCAAGCTGGACGCAGTTACTGTAGCCTGTGGTTTTTTACACGATGTTGTTGAAGACACGGATATTACTCTAGGAGAAATGGAGGACGAATTTGGTCCTGAAGTTCGTCATATTGTCGGCGGAGTCACTAAGTTGGGTAAGGTTGAATACAAGTCACACGAAGAGCAACTAGCAGAGAACCACCGCAATATGTTGATTGCCATGTCTCAAGATATGCGGGTTATTTTGGTTAAGTTGGCAGACCGTCTCCACAATATGCGTACGCTCAAGCACTTGCGACCGGATAAACGGGAGCGGATTTCACGTGAAACAATGGAAATATATGCTCCTCTTGCCCACCGTTTGGGGATTTCCTCTATCAAGTGGGAGCTGGAAGATATGGCTTTTCGCTACCTCAATGAAGTCGAATTTTATAAAATTACCCGCATGATGAGGGAGAAGCGCCGAGAACGAGAAGAGCTGGTCAGTGAAGTTGTTGATAAATTGAGAAAGTATACAGAAGATCGCCATCTCCACGGACAAATTTATGGTCGTCCCAAACATATCTATTCCATCTATCGCAAGATGTATGACAAGAAAAAAAGGTTTGACCAGCTCTATGATTTGATTGCCATTCGGTGTATCATGGCTACTCCGAGCGATGTCTATGCTATGCTGGGATATATTCATGAACTTTGGCGGCCGATGCCGGGACGTTTTAAGGATTATATCGCTAACCAAAAAGCCAACGGTTATCAATCGATTCATACAACAGTGTATGGACCAAGAGGACCGATTGAATTTCAGATTCGGACCATGGAAATGCATCAGGTTGCGGAGTATGGAGTTGCGGCTCACTGGGCATACAAACGTGGTGGTAAGGCTGCTGCAACAGAAAAAGAACTCCGTTGGATTAACAATCTAATTGAGCTTCAAGAAGGTGCTGGAGATGCTCAGACTTTTGTCAATTCTGTCAAGGAAGATATTTTTACAGAGCGCATTTACGTTTTTACACCAGATGGGGCGGTACGTGAGTTGCCCAAAGATTCAATCCCAATTGACTTTGCTTACGAGATTCATACAAAAGTCGGTGAAAAGGCAACGGGTGCTAAGGTCAATGGGCGTATGGTGCCCCTAACAACGAAACTCAAGACAGGGGATCAGGTGGAAATCATCACTTCGGCTAACTCTTTTGGTCCGAGCCGTGACTGGGTAAACTTGGTAAAAACGCATAAGGCTCGCAATAAAATCAAGCAGTTTTTCAAAAATCAAGATAAGGAATTGTCCATTTCCAAGGGGCGTGAGATGTTGCAGAATCTCCTATTGGAGAATGGCTATGTTCCAAATCAGTACTTGGATCGTCGGCACATGGACGAGGTGTTGCAGAAGACAGGCTATAAAACAGACGAGTCTCTTTATGCGGCAGTTGGTTTTGGAGAAATTTCAGGCATGGCTGTCCTGAACCGTTTGACAGAGAAAGAGCGTCGAGAGGCTGAGCGTGCCAAGGCTAAGGCTGTCGCAGACGAATTGGTTAACGGTGGTGAAGTCAAGCACGATAACAAAGACAGTCTAAAAATCCGTCATGAGGGCGGTGTGGTGATTGAAGGGGCATCAGGGTTGTTGATTCGGATTGCTAAGTGTTGCAATCCAGTTCCTGGAGATGAGATTGTCGGCTATATCACAAAGGGACGCGGAGTTGCTGTTCATCGGGTGGATTGCATGAATCTCAAGAGCCAGGAGAATTATGATGTTCGCCTGATCGATGTTGGTTGGGAAGATGAAAATTCTACCAAGGAATACATAGCCAATATTGACATTTACGGTCTGAATCGCTCTGGCTTGCTCAACGATGTCCTCAAAGTTCTAACCAATGCTAGCAAGAATATTTCTTCTGTCAATGCGCAGCCAACCAAGGATATGAAGTTTGCGACTATCCATGTCTCTTTCGGTATTTCTAATCTTGCTACCTTAACTAGTTTGGTGGACAAGATCAAGTCAGTACCAGAAGTGTATTCAGTGAAAAGGACCAACGGATAA
- a CDS encoding metal ABC transporter permease, protein MFEVLLILIVIASSCGLLGSILVVKNQSMLADALSHSVLLGIVLGFFISHSLDSPLLVVGASLFGLLSVLAIDRLHSRKVAHDAATGLVFSFFFAVAVMLISLFARNVHLDVDMVLQGEVLFAPLHRMDIFTWSLPVSLVKSTFAWLVILGFFSWGYYRLRIYLFDSNHARLSGLQTSLLEVAILILVSLTTVLAFEAIGSITVIVFLVAPSMAALHWAKSFWQLLVWGQLIAVLTVILGFLLANQLDLTMSGTCATVSLFVVCLSVFVKNTWKRSFGK, encoded by the coding sequence GTGTTTGAAGTCTTACTCATTTTGATTGTGATTGCTAGCTCCTGTGGTCTACTCGGCTCTATCTTGGTAGTAAAAAATCAGTCCATGTTAGCTGATGCCTTGTCTCACTCGGTTTTACTGGGAATTGTTTTGGGCTTTTTTATTAGCCATAGCCTGGATTCTCCCCTCTTGGTAGTGGGTGCTAGTCTATTTGGCTTATTATCTGTTCTTGCGATTGACCGTTTACATAGTCGGAAGGTGGCTCATGATGCAGCAACGGGCTTGGTTTTCTCCTTTTTCTTTGCAGTAGCGGTCATGCTCATTTCTCTTTTTGCTCGCAATGTTCATTTGGATGTGGATATGGTTTTGCAGGGAGAAGTCCTCTTTGCTCCTTTGCATAGAATGGATATTTTCACTTGGTCTTTGCCGGTCAGTCTGGTCAAGTCTACCTTTGCTTGGTTGGTGATTTTAGGTTTTTTCAGTTGGGGTTATTATCGTCTGCGGATTTATCTATTTGATAGTAATCATGCACGGTTGTCTGGTTTGCAGACGTCTCTTTTAGAAGTTGCGATTCTTATCCTAGTTTCTTTAACGACTGTTCTGGCCTTTGAAGCAATCGGATCTATAACTGTCATTGTTTTTCTGGTGGCTCCTAGTATGGCAGCTCTCCATTGGGCCAAATCCTTTTGGCAATTACTCGTTTGGGGACAATTGATTGCAGTCCTTACGGTTATTCTTGGGTTTCTATTAGCAAACCAGTTGGATCTAACAATGTCAGGAACCTGTGCGACAGTGAGTCTCTTTGTGGTCTGTCTCAGTGTTTTTGTAAAAAATACTTGGAAAAGGTCGTTTGGTAAGTGA
- a CDS encoding metal ABC transporter solute-binding protein, Zn/Mn family: MKKIFLSFALLLSLIGLGACRSSQTQEGSSKPRVAVTTSFLNDMVHQLAGDEVERDLLIPAGEDPHLYVAKSSDLSKLQKANLVLYHGLHFEGKMVEALEKSGVAVSKNFDKKDLNTMDEDGEKIVDPHFWFSIPLYKSAVAVASEELQKLVPKKADLIKKNTEKYLAQLDDLHKWIEKELSVIPADRRYLVTPHDAFNYFASSYGFTLFAPQGVSTDSEVANSDMIETVNLIIKHKIKAIFTESTTNPERMKKLQEAVKAKGGQVEVVSGEGKELFSDSLAPEGEAGDTFIDMYKHNIKLIVEHLK; the protein is encoded by the coding sequence ATGAAGAAAATATTTCTTAGTTTTGCTCTACTATTGTCCTTGATTGGACTAGGAGCTTGCCGTTCATCACAAACCCAAGAGGGATCTAGTAAGCCACGCGTAGCGGTGACTACTTCCTTCCTTAACGATATGGTTCATCAGTTAGCAGGAGATGAGGTAGAGCGTGATTTGCTGATTCCTGCGGGAGAAGATCCCCACTTGTATGTCGCTAAGTCTAGCGATTTGTCAAAATTGCAAAAGGCAAATTTGGTTCTTTATCATGGCCTACATTTTGAAGGAAAAATGGTAGAAGCACTTGAAAAGTCTGGAGTTGCTGTTTCTAAAAACTTTGATAAGAAAGACTTGAACACGATGGATGAAGATGGTGAGAAAATTGTTGACCCTCACTTCTGGTTCTCAATTCCTCTCTACAAGTCAGCTGTTGCTGTAGCGTCTGAGGAATTGCAAAAACTCGTTCCGAAAAAAGCAGATCTTATCAAGAAGAACACAGAAAAATATCTAGCCCAGTTGGATGATTTGCATAAATGGATCGAAAAAGAATTGAGTGTGATTCCAGCAGACCGTCGTTACTTGGTTACTCCACATGATGCCTTTAACTACTTTGCTTCTAGCTATGGCTTTACCCTCTTTGCACCTCAAGGTGTTAGCACAGATTCAGAGGTCGCTAACAGCGATATGATTGAAACGGTTAACCTTATCATCAAACATAAGATTAAGGCTATCTTTACAGAATCTACAACGAATCCAGAGCGTATGAAAAAACTGCAAGAAGCTGTAAAAGCTAAGGGTGGTCAAGTTGAAGTTGTATCAGGTGAAGGCAAGGAATTGTTCTCTGATTCGTTGGCGCCAGAAGGAGAAGCTGGGGATACGTTTATTGATATGTATAAACACAACATTAAATTGATTGTTGAACACTTGAAATAA
- the dtd gene encoding D-aminoacyl-tRNA deacylase, translated as MKIVLQRVSQAAVTIEGIVHGEIDQGLLLLVGVSPDDNQEDIDYAVRKIVNMRIFSDEAGKMNKSVQEVDGKILSISQFTLFANTKKGNRPAFTGAATPDLASSFYDKFNQALSVFVPVEVGVFGADMQVSLVNDGPVTIILDTKNR; from the coding sequence ATGAAAATTGTACTACAAAGAGTTTCGCAGGCAGCGGTAACGATCGAGGGAATTGTTCACGGGGAAATTGACCAAGGGCTTTTGCTTTTAGTTGGTGTCAGTCCTGATGATAATCAAGAGGATATAGACTATGCAGTGAGAAAAATTGTCAATATGCGGATATTTTCTGATGAGGCAGGAAAGATGAACAAGTCTGTTCAGGAGGTGGATGGGAAGATTTTGTCCATCTCTCAGTTTACTCTCTTTGCGAATACTAAAAAAGGGAATCGCCCTGCCTTTACAGGAGCGGCTACTCCTGATCTGGCTAGTAGCTTTTATGATAAGTTTAACCAAGCTTTGTCGGTTTTTGTTCCCGTAGAAGTGGGGGTTTTTGGGGCAGATATGCAGGTCAGTCTGGTGAATGATGGTCCGGTGACCATCATACTTGACACAAAAAATCGTTAG
- a CDS encoding metal ABC transporter permease, translated as MFEVFKEYSFWTVALGTISLALAASMIGSVTVLTRQSLLGDALGHASYPGVIFSFMVFQSRQPLHLLLGAVLSGYLSYGLVHWLCRKGGHSLVNALSLVSASFFGLGMVLKNAIQGNEAFAGASQAGLQTYLFGQAAFIQLDDVVLIGCISLVSLGLFFFFYQDYKLYLFDPTFAKVIGVRVKWLQRLTMFLMICLIAVGLKLVGAVLMSSFLIAPAVFGLILGKSYHRSLLLASLVAVSSAFFGTWLSSAISGLSTGPTIIVCLTSLTLLAFTYVTYVRKENGRV; from the coding sequence ATGTTTGAAGTTTTCAAAGAATATTCCTTTTGGACAGTTGCTTTGGGGACGATTAGTTTGGCTCTGGCTGCCAGCATGATAGGTAGTGTAACGGTTTTAACCAGACAGAGCTTGCTGGGAGATGCTTTGGGGCATGCTTCTTATCCTGGTGTAATCTTTTCCTTTATGGTGTTTCAATCACGCCAACCCCTCCACTTACTTTTAGGGGCTGTTCTATCAGGTTATTTATCCTATGGTCTCGTTCATTGGCTCTGTAGAAAAGGTGGGCATAGTCTTGTTAATGCCTTATCGCTGGTATCTGCTTCCTTTTTTGGCCTTGGAATGGTTTTGAAAAATGCTATTCAGGGGAATGAGGCTTTTGCAGGAGCATCTCAGGCAGGTTTGCAGACCTACTTGTTTGGACAAGCTGCCTTTATACAGCTAGATGATGTTGTGTTGATTGGCTGCATTTCTTTGGTCTCTTTAGGGTTGTTCTTTTTCTTTTATCAGGACTATAAGCTCTATCTTTTTGATCCGACCTTTGCCAAGGTTATTGGTGTACGGGTAAAATGGTTACAAAGGCTGACCATGTTTTTAATGATTTGCTTGATTGCAGTGGGACTCAAGTTGGTAGGGGCAGTTTTGATGAGTAGTTTTTTGATTGCACCGGCTGTATTTGGTCTGATATTAGGAAAATCTTATCATCGTAGTCTATTACTAGCAAGTTTAGTCGCTGTTAGTTCAGCCTTTTTCGGAACATGGCTCAGTTCGGCTATATCAGGTCTATCAACAGGACCGACGATTATTGTTTGTCTGACAAGCTTGACCCTGCTAGCTTTTACCTATGTCACCTATGTAAGAAAGGAGAATGGTCGTGTTTGA